In a single window of the Candidatus Methylomirabilota bacterium genome:
- a CDS encoding DUF2442 domain-containing protein: MNIAEIVPKENYILYIKTDDGQTGLFDVTPYLESEAFKPLKDRSEFERIHNGRYYIEWECGADLSVDTIEARWKPGAIENAQQDRPSGVHTL, translated from the coding sequence ATGAACATTGCAGAGATCGTTCCGAAAGAAAATTACATACTTTACATAAAGACCGATGATGGGCAAACCGGTCTATTTGATGTAACGCCTTATCTCGAATCAGAAGCCTTCAAGCCTCTGAAAGACAGAAGTGAGTTCGAGCGCATTCATAATGGGAGGTACTATATTGAGTGGGAGTGTGGGGCAGATCTTTCTGTTGATACCATTGAGGCACGGTGGAAGCCTGGGGCAATAGAAAACGCCCAACAAGACCGTCCATCAGGCGTTCATACCTTGTGA
- a CDS encoding transcriptional regulator: protein MMDEETRQKALARLSRIEGQVQGVQRMVEEEKYCVDILLQLSAIQGALEQVRKILLGRHIESCVVEAMASGRAEDRQKKIEELLDVFTRYGK, encoded by the coding sequence ATGATGGACGAGGAGACGAGGCAAAAGGCGCTGGCTCGGCTGAGTCGGATCGAGGGGCAGGTGCAGGGTGTGCAGCGGATGGTGGAGGAGGAGAAGTACTGCGTCGATATCCTGCTCCAGCTCTCCGCTATCCAGGGCGCATTGGAGCAGGTTCGCAAGATCCTGCTCGGCCGTCACATCGAATCGTGCGTCGTCGAGGCGATGGCCTCCGGGCGGGCGGAGGATCGCCAGAAGAAGATTGAGGAGCTTCTGGATGTCTTCACCCGCTACGGTAAGTAG
- a CDS encoding copper-translocating P-type ATPase, which translates to MATDPICGMDVLPEEAAGTSRYQGVDYYFCAVACKEAFDRSPEQYVPKSPHPPFTKGGHGGISGAKPEAQAASVEASRLPPPASRALHTVALPIGGMTCASCVARIEDGLSRLDGVEAASVNFATQQATISYDPTQATIDRLVREVRELGYEVPVADVVFPIRGMSCASCVQHIEQALSSVPGVVSASVNFATDRATVTYLAPIVQPSDLRKAIEDAGYQVADVTTAAAAPDQEKATADAEIRLLRTKFVAGAALSLPVLFGSFPAWFPWAPAPLSDPYVLLVLTTPVQFWVGRQFHRGFWASLRHRTADMNTLVSIGTNAAYLYSAALTLFPASIAPAGMETMTYYDTAAILMTLIVMGRWLEAKAKGRTSEAIKKLMGLRAKTARVIRGDVMQDIPVEEVRVGDLVLVRPGEKVPVDGIIREGQSALDESMLTGESLPVEKGPSDQVIGATVNKMGSFTFEATRVGRETVLAQIVRLVEQAQGSKAPIQRLVDRIAGVFVPIVLVIAVMTFGIWWLVGGEQAFLVALSNFVAVLVIACPCALGLATPTSIMVGIGKGAEHGVLIKNAESLERAYQVGAIIFDKTGTLTVGQPVVTDVVPSVPLTPHASRELVRLAASAELGSEHPLGQAIIEHARAQGLDLAQPQEFKAAPGHGIRAVVEGQEVLLGNAALMRQHRIDLAGMDVQAQALSGAGKTPMFVAADGRFLGIIAVADVVKPHSKAAVAALHDLGIEVVMMTGDTRRTAQAIAGQVGIDRVLAEVLPEHKALQVRQLQEQGKLVAMVGDGINDAPALAQADVGIAIGTGTDVAMEAADITLIGGDLRSVVTALQLSRLTMRNIRQNLFWAFAYNVILIPVAAGVLYPLFGVMLSPVLAGGAMALSSVTVVSNALRLRRFRPMDVAASA; encoded by the coding sequence ATGGCAACAGATCCGATTTGCGGCATGGATGTACTCCCCGAAGAGGCTGCAGGCACAAGCCGCTATCAAGGCGTGGACTATTACTTCTGTGCGGTGGCCTGCAAAGAGGCGTTCGACAGGTCGCCGGAACAGTATGTGCCTAAATCCCCCCACCCCCCCTTTACCAAAGGGGGGCACGGGGGGATTTCAGGTGCGAAGCCTGAAGCTCAAGCTGCCAGTGTCGAAGCCTCCCGCCTCCCGCCTCCCGCCTCCCGCGCTCTTCATACCGTCGCGCTCCCCATCGGGGGCATGACCTGTGCCTCATGTGTGGCCAGGATCGAGGACGGCCTGTCGCGGCTCGACGGGGTCGAGGCGGCCAGTGTCAATTTTGCAACGCAACAGGCGACGATCTCGTACGATCCCACGCAGGCCACCATCGATCGACTTGTCCGGGAGGTTCGAGAGCTCGGCTATGAAGTACCGGTCGCCGACGTTGTCTTCCCGATCCGTGGGATGTCCTGCGCCTCATGCGTTCAGCACATCGAGCAGGCGTTATCGTCAGTCCCGGGGGTGGTCTCCGCCTCCGTCAACTTTGCGACGGATCGGGCGACCGTGACCTACCTTGCCCCGATCGTTCAACCGTCCGATCTGCGGAAGGCGATTGAAGATGCTGGGTATCAGGTTGCGGACGTAACTACTGCCGCCGCAGCGCCCGATCAGGAGAAGGCGACGGCAGATGCAGAGATCCGTCTACTTCGAACCAAGTTTGTGGCGGGCGCGGCCCTGAGCCTTCCTGTCCTGTTCGGGAGCTTTCCGGCCTGGTTCCCATGGGCTCCGGCGCCGCTCTCCGACCCCTACGTCCTCCTGGTCCTGACCACCCCGGTGCAGTTCTGGGTCGGCCGGCAGTTTCATCGGGGGTTCTGGGCGAGCCTGAGACACCGAACCGCCGACATGAACACCCTGGTCTCGATCGGGACAAATGCGGCCTATCTCTACAGTGCGGCACTTACCCTCTTCCCGGCGTCCATCGCGCCGGCGGGGATGGAGACGATGACCTACTACGACACCGCCGCCATCCTGATGACCCTGATCGTCATGGGGCGGTGGCTGGAGGCCAAGGCCAAGGGCCGCACCTCCGAGGCGATCAAGAAGTTGATGGGACTGCGAGCCAAGACCGCTCGGGTGATCCGCGGCGACGTCATGCAAGACATCCCCGTGGAAGAGGTCCGGGTCGGTGACCTGGTGTTGGTGAGGCCGGGTGAGAAGGTCCCGGTGGACGGGATCATCCGCGAGGGGCAGTCGGCGCTGGATGAGTCGATGCTGACCGGAGAGAGCCTTCCCGTCGAGAAGGGGCCGAGCGATCAGGTGATCGGCGCGACGGTCAATAAGATGGGAAGCTTCACGTTCGAGGCGACGCGGGTCGGACGGGAGACGGTCCTCGCCCAGATCGTCCGACTGGTGGAGCAGGCCCAGGGATCGAAGGCGCCGATCCAGCGACTGGTCGATAGGATTGCCGGCGTCTTTGTCCCGATCGTCCTGGTGATCGCGGTGATGACCTTTGGGATCTGGTGGTTGGTCGGGGGGGAGCAGGCGTTTCTTGTAGCCCTCTCGAACTTCGTCGCCGTCCTGGTGATCGCCTGCCCCTGCGCCCTGGGTCTGGCGACGCCCACCTCGATTATGGTCGGTATCGGCAAGGGGGCCGAGCATGGTGTCCTGATCAAGAACGCCGAGAGCCTCGAACGGGCCTATCAGGTGGGCGCCATTATTTTCGACAAGACCGGCACGCTGACCGTCGGCCAACCGGTCGTCACCGACGTTGTTCCGAGTGTTCCCCTCACGCCTCACGCCTCACGCGAACTCGTTCGCTTGGCCGCCTCAGCGGAACTGGGTTCCGAGCACCCGCTCGGCCAGGCGATTATTGAGCACGCCAGGGCGCAGGGGCTCGATCTTGCCCAGCCGCAGGAGTTTAAGGCCGCTCCAGGACATGGCATCAGGGCGGTGGTAGAGGGACAGGAGGTTCTTCTCGGCAACGCGGCTTTGATGCGGCAGCACCGGATCGACCTTGCCGGGATGGACGTCCAGGCGCAGGCGCTCTCGGGCGCAGGTAAGACGCCGATGTTCGTGGCCGCCGATGGTCGGTTTCTCGGCATCATCGCCGTAGCCGACGTCGTCAAGCCGCATTCCAAGGCAGCCGTGGCGGCGCTACATGATTTGGGTATCGAGGTGGTGATGATGACCGGTGATACCCGTCGGACCGCACAGGCCATCGCCGGGCAGGTGGGGATCGATCGCGTCCTGGCCGAGGTCCTCCCCGAACACAAGGCGCTCCAGGTCCGTCAGCTCCAGGAGCAGGGGAAGCTGGTCGCGATGGTGGGCGACGGGATCAACGATGCCCCAGCCCTGGCCCAGGCCGATGTCGGAATCGCCATCGGAACCGGGACCGATGTGGCGATGGAGGCGGCCGATATCACCCTGATCGGTGGCGACCTGCGCAGCGTTGTGACGGCCCTCCAGTTAAGCAGGCTGACGATGCGCAATATCAGGCAGAACCTGTTTTGGGCGTTTGCCTACAATGTGATCCTGATCCCGGTGGCCGCCGGTGTCCTATACCCGTTGTTCGGGGTAATGTTGAGTCCGGTCCTGGCCGGTGGCGCCATGGCGCTGTCGTCGGTGACGGTGGTCAGCAATGCCCTCCGGTTACGGCGATTCCGGCCGATGGACGTAGCCGCATCCGCATAG
- a CDS encoding YHS domain-containing protein, whose protein sequence is MAIDPVCKMTVNEKQAAATAVHQGVTYYFCAVGCKRAFEQSPEKYLSK, encoded by the coding sequence ATGGCTATCGATCCCGTGTGCAAGATGACGGTGAATGAGAAGCAGGCGGCGGCGACCGCCGTCCATCAAGGGGTGACCTACTATTTCTGTGCCGTGGGCTGCAAGCGCGCCTTCGAACAGTCGCCGGAGAAATATCTTTCGAAATAG
- a CDS encoding type II toxin-antitoxin system prevent-host-death family antitoxin: MTSITATEARKRLYALLDDVADSHEPIQIAGKRHSAVLVSEADWRAIQETLYLNAIPGMRASIRKGFKTPVGKCHEVLDW; this comes from the coding sequence ATGACCAGTATAACCGCCACTGAGGCCCGAAAAAGACTGTACGCGCTTCTGGACGATGTTGCCGATTCCCACGAACCGATCCAGATCGCTGGCAAGCGTCATTCCGCCGTGCTCGTATCGGAAGCCGATTGGCGCGCCATCCAGGAGACGCTATACCTGAATGCGATCCCGGGAATGCGTGCGTCGATTCGCAAGGGCTTCAAAACGCCTGTCGGGAAGTGTCACGAGGTGCTTGATTGGTAA
- a CDS encoding toxin-antitoxin system HicB family antitoxin, with amino-acid sequence MMEYKGYLAHTEFDDKANLFHGEVINIRDVITFQGKSVDELRRAFEDSVEDYLAFCAERGEEPEQPFAGQLTVRLSPEQHRRVVLAAEKAGKKPERWVAEVLTQATSLARGPKAGKVA; translated from the coding sequence ATGATGGAGTACAAAGGCTATCTAGCCCACACCGAGTTCGACGATAAAGCCAATCTCTTTCACGGAGAGGTGATCAACATCCGCGACGTGATTACGTTTCAGGGCAAATCGGTGGATGAACTACGTCGGGCGTTTGAGGATTCGGTAGAGGATTATTTGGCTTTCTGCGCCGAGCGCGGGGAAGAGCCGGAACAACCGTTTGCGGGTCAGTTGACGGTACGGCTATCACCCGAACAACACCGCCGAGTAGTTTTAGCCGCTGAGAAGGCGGGGAAAAAACCTGAAAGATGGGTGGCCGAAGTGCTAACGCAAGCGACGAGTTTGGCACGCGGCCCCAAGGCAGGGAAGGTCGCCTAA
- a CDS encoding multidrug ABC transporter permease, with protein MPIPVSYSVRNLWTRKLTTALTAGGMALVVFVFAAVMMLDAGLKQTLVATGQPNNILVSRRSSGTEIQSAVARAQAAIIESQPEIATGPAGVRMASKEVVVLITQPKRGTGVPTNVTVRGVGAQGLALRPQVRVVSGRMFRPDSTEITVGRSIAERFDGTGIGERLRFGGRHWTVVGVFDAGGSAFDSEVWGDGEQMMQAFRRTAFSSVAARLTDPSQFEALKRRLESDPRLTLDVKRERSFYEEQSQAMSNFISYLGLTLSVIFSVGAMIGAMITMYAAVAIRTSEIGALRALGFRRGAILAAFLLEALFLGLVGWVVGLACASAMQLVQISTMNWQSFSELAFRFALTPEIVWKSLVFALTMGLLGGFLPAVRAARLKIVDALRAA; from the coding sequence ATGCCGATCCCGGTCTCATACAGTGTCCGGAACCTCTGGACCCGGAAGTTGACCACCGCACTGACTGCCGGCGGGATGGCGCTCGTGGTCTTTGTGTTTGCGGCGGTGATGATGCTCGACGCGGGACTGAAGCAGACACTCGTCGCGACCGGACAGCCGAACAACATCCTGGTAAGCCGCCGCTCCTCGGGCACCGAGATCCAGAGCGCCGTCGCCCGCGCGCAGGCAGCCATCATCGAGAGCCAGCCGGAGATCGCCACCGGTCCTGCCGGGGTGCGAATGGCCTCGAAGGAGGTGGTCGTCCTGATCACGCAACCCAAGCGCGGGACCGGCGTACCGACCAATGTGACCGTGCGGGGGGTCGGCGCGCAGGGCCTCGCCCTTCGCCCCCAGGTCCGGGTCGTCTCTGGGCGGATGTTTCGGCCCGACAGCACCGAGATCACCGTGGGCAGGAGTATCGCCGAGCGCTTCGACGGAACGGGGATCGGCGAACGACTGCGCTTCGGCGGTCGTCACTGGACGGTGGTCGGCGTCTTCGACGCCGGCGGATCGGCGTTCGACTCGGAGGTGTGGGGCGACGGCGAGCAGATGATGCAGGCGTTTCGACGGACGGCGTTCTCGTCGGTCGCCGCGCGGCTGACCGACCCGTCGCAGTTCGAGGCGCTGAAGCGGCGGCTGGAATCCGATCCGCGGCTGACCCTCGACGTCAAGCGCGAGCGCTCCTTCTATGAGGAGCAGTCGCAGGCCATGTCGAACTTCATCAGCTACCTCGGGCTGACCCTTTCGGTGATCTTCTCGGTCGGCGCGATGATCGGCGCCATGATCACTATGTACGCAGCGGTGGCCATCCGCACGTCGGAAATCGGCGCCCTGCGCGCGCTGGGATTCCGCCGGGGTGCGATCCTGGCGGCGTTTCTCCTGGAGGCGCTGTTTCTCGGACTCGTCGGTTGGGTGGTTGGACTGGCGTGCGCCTCGGCAATGCAACTCGTCCAGATCTCGACGATGAACTGGCAGTCGTTCTCGGAGCTGGCGTTCCGGTTCGCTCTCACGCCGGAAATCGTCTGGAAATCGCTCGTCTTCGCGCTCACCATGGGGCTGCTGGGCGGCTTCCTGCCGGCCGTCCGCGCCGCCCGCCTCAAAATCGTCGACGCCCTCCGAGCAGCTTGA
- a CDS encoding ABC transporter ATP-binding protein: MQFLKLVLRNALRHKLRTALTLLGLVVAILSFGLLQTVVDAWYAGAAGAAPTRLVTRNAVSLVFHLPLSYRDQIRGVDGVRAVSYATWFAGIYQDPKNFFPQFAVEPRTYFAMYREYVVAPEEFAAFLRDRKGAVVGRKLADTYHFKVGDVLPLRGTIYPGTWEFTVRAIYDGVDTKTDTSQMFFHWEYLNETIKKRAIRQTDQVGVYLVDVTDIDRVAEVSRAIDAVFKNSLAETLTETERAFQIGFVKQTEALVIAIRIVSYVVIVIILAVMANTIAMTARERLCEYATLKTLGFSPAYIAALIFGESVAIAASGAVIGIVATFPVAAWFAAKVGTLFPVFEVSGETVALQIVCALGVGIAAAVVPGRRAATVKIVEGLRAIG, encoded by the coding sequence GTGCAGTTTCTGAAGCTCGTATTGCGGAATGCGCTCCGCCACAAGTTGCGCACCGCGCTGACGTTGCTCGGCCTGGTGGTGGCGATCCTGTCGTTCGGGTTGCTGCAAACGGTCGTGGACGCCTGGTACGCCGGGGCGGCCGGGGCGGCCCCGACGCGGCTGGTCACGCGCAACGCGGTCTCGCTGGTCTTCCATCTGCCGCTCAGCTATCGCGACCAGATCCGCGGCGTCGACGGGGTGCGTGCCGTCTCGTACGCCACCTGGTTCGCCGGCATCTATCAGGACCCGAAAAACTTCTTTCCGCAATTCGCCGTCGAACCGCGCACCTATTTCGCCATGTACCGCGAATATGTCGTCGCGCCGGAGGAGTTTGCCGCCTTTCTGCGCGACCGCAAGGGCGCCGTGGTCGGCCGCAAGCTCGCCGACACCTACCACTTCAAGGTCGGCGACGTACTACCGCTGCGCGGGACGATCTACCCCGGCACCTGGGAGTTCACGGTGCGCGCCATCTACGACGGCGTCGACACCAAGACCGATACCTCGCAGATGTTCTTTCACTGGGAGTATCTGAACGAAACGATCAAGAAGCGCGCCATCCGTCAGACCGATCAGGTCGGCGTCTACCTTGTCGACGTCACCGACATCGACCGCGTCGCCGAGGTGAGTCGCGCCATCGATGCCGTCTTCAAGAACTCGCTGGCTGAGACCCTGACCGAAACCGAGCGCGCCTTTCAGATCGGCTTCGTCAAGCAGACCGAGGCGCTGGTCATCGCCATCCGGATCGTCTCCTATGTCGTCATCGTCATCATCCTGGCGGTCATGGCCAACACGATCGCGATGACCGCCCGCGAGCGGCTCTGCGAGTACGCGACGCTCAAGACCCTCGGCTTCTCACCGGCCTATATCGCAGCGCTCATCTTCGGTGAATCGGTCGCCATCGCCGCCAGCGGCGCGGTCATCGGTATCGTCGCCACATTTCCGGTCGCCGCCTGGTTCGCCGCAAAGGTGGGGACGCTGTTTCCCGTGTTTGAGGTGAGCGGCGAGACCGTCGCCCTGCAGATCGTCTGCGCGCTGGGGGTCGGGATCGCCGCGGCGGTCGTCCCGGGACGGCGGGCGGCGACGGTCAAGATCGTCGAGGGGCTGCGCGCCATCGGGTGA
- a CDS encoding ABC transporter ATP-binding protein translates to MNETAARPLIDIHNLAKSYRRGGQVVPVLTDITLQVRAGDFLGLMGPSGSGKSTLLNLIAGIDKPDTGEILFDGVDITRLSETELADWRAGTVGFIFQFYNLIPVLTAFENVELPLTLTRLNRRKRREHVEAALALVGLSDRMAHYPSELSGGQQQRVAIARAIITDPRLIVADEPTGDLDRHSAEEVLTLMDRLNTDLGKTIVMVTHDRRAADQAHAIMYLDKGELSTADDVHERSLR, encoded by the coding sequence GTGAATGAGACTGCCGCTCGGCCGCTGATCGATATCCACAACCTCGCCAAGTCCTACCGGCGCGGCGGACAGGTCGTACCGGTGCTGACCGATATTACCCTTCAGGTGCGGGCAGGCGACTTCCTCGGCCTGATGGGTCCGTCCGGATCAGGCAAGTCGACGCTGCTCAACCTGATCGCCGGAATCGACAAGCCCGACACCGGCGAGATCCTCTTTGACGGCGTTGACATCACCCGGCTGTCGGAGACCGAACTCGCCGACTGGCGCGCCGGAACCGTCGGCTTTATCTTCCAGTTCTATAACCTGATACCGGTTCTCACGGCCTTTGAGAACGTCGAGCTGCCGCTCACGCTGACCCGTCTGAACCGCCGCAAGCGACGGGAGCACGTCGAGGCCGCGCTTGCGCTCGTCGGTCTGTCCGATCGCATGGCCCACTACCCATCCGAGCTCTCCGGTGGACAGCAGCAGCGCGTCGCCATCGCGCGGGCCATCATTACCGACCCGCGCCTGATTGTCGCCGACGAACCGACCGGCGATCTCGACCGACACTCGGCCGAGGAGGTGCTCACGCTCATGGACCGCCTGAACACCGACCTCGGTAAGACAATCGTGATGGTCACCCACGACCGACGCGCCGCCGACCAGGCCCACGCGATCATGTATCTCGACAAGGGCGAGCTGTCGACGGCGGACGACGTGCACGAGCGGTCGCTGCGGTGA
- a CDS encoding efflux RND transporter periplasmic adaptor subunit, with protein MANPDLSKLSIDKSAARIPRARRRLWPWAAGVALLVVAAILGFSGGLGGTVTVETATVTTAYPSQAVTALNATGYVVAQRKAAVASKATGRLEWLGVMEGSHVKKDEVIARLESRDVAASREQAAANVKVATANLEQAQAELRDAERTLARWRELWQNKFVSELELDTAVARADKARATAQSNEAAISVARANLKAAEVALDQTLIRAPFDGVVLTKNANVGDNITPFSSAMDTKGAVVTIADMSTLEVEADVAESSLGRITVGQPCEIQLDAIPDTRFAAVVNRIVPTVDRAKATVMVKIGLVERDTRVLPDMSAKVAFLEREVAPEERKSVIAVPRQAVVERNGQQVVFVVKEGRAMRTTVETGRTLGDLVEIRGVPTGEKVALTPLDKLTDGTRVKTDRK; from the coding sequence GTGGCAAATCCCGATCTCTCGAAGCTGAGCATCGACAAGAGTGCGGCCCGTATCCCGCGCGCGCGTCGACGGCTGTGGCCCTGGGCGGCAGGCGTCGCCCTCTTGGTCGTTGCGGCGATACTCGGTTTCTCTGGCGGCCTCGGTGGTACGGTGACGGTAGAGACCGCAACGGTCACGACCGCATATCCATCGCAGGCGGTCACCGCACTCAACGCCACCGGCTATGTCGTCGCACAGCGCAAGGCGGCGGTAGCGTCGAAGGCAACGGGGCGTCTCGAATGGCTCGGCGTCATGGAAGGCAGCCACGTCAAGAAGGACGAGGTCATCGCGCGGCTCGAGAGCCGCGACGTTGCGGCAAGCCGCGAGCAGGCAGCAGCCAACGTTAAGGTTGCGACGGCAAACCTCGAGCAGGCGCAGGCCGAACTGCGCGACGCCGAACGTACCCTGGCACGCTGGCGCGAGCTGTGGCAGAACAAGTTTGTCAGCGAGTTGGAGCTCGATACGGCGGTTGCGCGGGCCGACAAGGCGCGCGCGACAGCTCAGTCGAATGAGGCCGCCATCTCAGTAGCGCGGGCCAACCTGAAGGCGGCGGAGGTCGCGCTGGACCAGACGCTGATCCGCGCGCCGTTCGACGGGGTGGTCCTGACCAAGAACGCCAACGTCGGCGACAACATCACCCCGTTCTCAAGCGCCATGGATACCAAGGGCGCGGTCGTGACCATCGCCGATATGTCGACGCTGGAGGTTGAGGCAGACGTGGCCGAGTCGTCGCTGGGTCGGATTACAGTCGGCCAGCCGTGCGAGATCCAACTCGATGCCATACCCGATACACGCTTTGCCGCCGTCGTGAACCGGATCGTGCCGACCGTCGACCGCGCGAAGGCGACGGTGATGGTCAAAATCGGGCTTGTGGAGCGTGACACGCGCGTCCTGCCGGACATGAGCGCGAAGGTTGCGTTCCTCGAGCGCGAGGTCGCGCCCGAGGAACGGAAGTCCGTCATCGCCGTCCCAAGACAGGCGGTCGTCGAGCGCAACGGACAGCAGGTCGTGTTCGTCGTCAAAGAGGGCCGGGCGATGCGCACCACGGTCGAGACCGGCCGCACACTCGGCGATCTTGTCGAGATTCGCGGCGTTCCGACAGGGGAGAAGGTCGCCCTCACACCACTCGACAAACTGACCGACGGCACGCGCGTCAAGACGGACCGGAAGTGA
- the shc gene encoding squalene--hopene cyclase, translated as MATSSNRNQQLETAADTLRADRSPLDKAIDQARARLLAMQDPAGFWVAELEADTTLTSEYIMLRYLLGKVDATKQRKAAAYLRETQLPDGGWNIYYGGPSHLSTTVKAYFALKLCGYAQTEPFMQRARELILRQGGLFHANVFTKFALAIFGQLDWRGVPAMPVEPFLLPERSFFNMHEISYWSRTVLTPLMIIFAHKPVIPVPTGADLMELRTEPAPKHDYRFPKDHRLVSWQNLFLAVDRLLHWYERRPNQRLRQLAIERATNWMLRRMGEGGLGGIFPAMANSVIALRCLGYEVEHSVVAGAFKQIEALEVEDERTLHLQPCLSPVWDTCLAVNALLTSGLPVDHPVLVGACQWLLSRQTQTVGDWKVKAPDAEPGGWYFQFENEFYPDIDDSAVVMTALIKTVLPDQATKEAAIRQALKWVLPLQSSDGGWAAYDKDNNKRFLNEHPFADHKALLDPPTADLTGRVLEMLGHLGWSNATSVAQRAIAFLKREQEPEGCWYGRWGVNYLYGTWAVLAGLRGIGEQMDQPYIRRAVDWLIGHQNPDGGWGESCHSYEDPRTAGQGPSTASQTAWALLGLLHAGVVRHPSVEKGIDYLLRTQGADGGWEEREFTGTGFPRVFYLRYHLYRLYFPLWALSLYRTLLQKAASGHNDNGAPPSD; from the coding sequence ATGGCGACATCATCCAATAGGAATCAACAGCTTGAGACGGCGGCCGATACTCTGCGAGCCGATAGAAGCCCGCTCGATAAGGCGATCGATCAGGCGCGGGCCCGACTCCTGGCCATGCAAGATCCCGCCGGCTTTTGGGTTGCGGAGCTGGAAGCCGACACCACACTAACCTCCGAGTACATCATGCTCCGTTATCTGCTCGGCAAGGTCGACGCAACCAAACAGCGGAAGGCTGCGGCCTATCTGCGCGAGACACAACTGCCCGATGGCGGCTGGAACATCTACTATGGCGGACCAAGCCACCTGAGCACCACGGTCAAGGCATACTTCGCGTTAAAGCTCTGCGGCTATGCTCAGACAGAGCCGTTCATGCAGCGGGCCCGAGAGCTCATCCTCCGTCAGGGCGGCCTCTTTCACGCCAACGTCTTTACGAAGTTTGCGCTCGCCATCTTCGGCCAACTCGATTGGCGGGGCGTCCCGGCCATGCCCGTTGAACCGTTCCTCCTTCCGGAGCGGTCATTCTTCAACATGCATGAGATCTCCTATTGGTCCAGGACCGTACTCACCCCGTTGATGATCATCTTCGCTCATAAGCCGGTCATACCCGTCCCGACCGGAGCCGATCTGATGGAACTCCGGACGGAGCCTGCGCCGAAGCATGACTACCGGTTTCCCAAAGACCATCGGCTGGTGTCGTGGCAAAACCTTTTCCTGGCCGTCGACCGACTGCTCCACTGGTATGAGCGACGTCCGAACCAGCGCCTCCGCCAGTTGGCGATAGAACGAGCGACCAACTGGATGCTTCGCCGCATGGGAGAAGGCGGCCTCGGCGGAATCTTTCCGGCCATGGCCAATTCGGTCATCGCGCTGCGATGCCTGGGCTACGAGGTCGAGCACTCTGTAGTAGCCGGAGCGTTCAAACAGATCGAGGCCCTCGAGGTGGAAGACGAACGGACCCTCCACCTGCAACCGTGTCTTTCCCCGGTCTGGGACACCTGCCTCGCGGTCAATGCGCTTCTCACGTCCGGGCTTCCCGTCGACCATCCCGTCCTGGTTGGCGCATGTCAATGGCTGCTCTCAAGGCAGACTCAGACCGTGGGCGACTGGAAGGTCAAGGCTCCGGACGCCGAACCGGGCGGCTGGTATTTTCAGTTTGAAAACGAGTTCTATCCCGACATCGACGACAGCGCAGTGGTCATGACCGCCCTGATCAAGACCGTTCTCCCAGATCAGGCCACCAAAGAGGCGGCGATCAGGCAGGCGCTCAAGTGGGTCCTCCCACTGCAGTCGAGCGATGGGGGCTGGGCCGCGTACGATAAGGACAACAACAAACGGTTCCTGAACGAACACCCCTTCGCGGATCACAAGGCGCTGCTCGATCCACCCACGGCGGATCTGACGGGGCGGGTGCTTGAGATGCTCGGCCATCTGGGCTGGAGCAACGCCACCTCGGTGGCGCAGCGCGCGATCGCGTTCCTGAAGCGCGAACAGGAACCCGAGGGGTGCTGGTACGGCCGATGGGGGGTCAATTACCTGTACGGAACCTGGGCGGTGCTGGCGGGTCTTCGAGGCATCGGAGAACAGATGGACCAGCCGTACATCCGGCGGGCCGTTGACTGGCTGATCGGTCATCAGAATCCCGACGGCGGCTGGGGCGAATCGTGCCATTCCTATGAGGATCCGCGGACAGCCGGTCAGGGTCCCAGCACTGCCTCCCAGACCGCCTGGGCGCTTTTGGGGCTCTTACACGCCGGTGTCGTACGGCACCCTTCAGTAGAAAAGGGCATCGACTATCTCCTCCGAACCCAGGGCGCGGATGGCGGGTGGGAGGAACGGGAATTCACCGGAACAGGATTCCCCCGCGTCTTTTACCTGCGGTATCATCTCTATCGACTCTACTTCCCACTCTGGGCCCTTTCCCTGTATCGTACCCTGCTCCAGAAGGCCGCTTCCGGCCACAATGACAACGGCGCACCCCCCTCAGACTGA